One stretch of Filifactor alocis ATCC 35896 DNA includes these proteins:
- the cysK gene encoding cysteine synthase A — MIVQTIVDTIGNTPIVKIHGFEEETRAEVYAKLEFFNPGGSAKDRVGKVMLLEMEKRGVLKPGATIVEPTSGNTGIGLAMVAAARGYEAVFVMPETMSNERKLLLKAFGAKLVLTPGEKGMKGSIEEAERLEREEGYVMMKQFDNPDNVKAHAEGTALEILEDLPDLDAFVAGVGTGGTLTGNAKVLKEHNKDILICAVEPASSAVLSGEPAGTHKLQGIGAGFIPSVMDMSLVNRILKIEDEEAYRYAVGIAKTQGILLGISGGAALSGALKIAKELGTGKKVLFIAPDNGERYLSTGLYE; from the coding sequence ATGATAGTTCAAACAATAGTCGATACGATAGGAAATACACCGATTGTGAAAATCCATGGTTTTGAAGAAGAGACTCGTGCAGAGGTATATGCAAAGTTGGAATTTTTTAATCCGGGCGGTTCGGCAAAAGATCGTGTCGGAAAAGTGATGCTTTTGGAGATGGAAAAACGCGGAGTTTTGAAACCGGGAGCGACAATTGTAGAGCCGACGAGCGGAAATACCGGAATCGGATTAGCGATGGTAGCTGCTGCAAGGGGCTATGAAGCGGTTTTTGTGATGCCGGAAACGATGAGTAATGAACGCAAACTGTTGCTCAAGGCTTTTGGAGCAAAGTTGGTGTTGACACCGGGTGAAAAAGGAATGAAGGGTTCGATTGAAGAGGCGGAGCGCTTGGAGAGAGAAGAAGGATATGTAATGATGAAGCAGTTTGACAACCCGGACAATGTAAAAGCACATGCGGAAGGAACGGCACTTGAAATTTTGGAAGATTTGCCTGATTTGGATGCTTTTGTGGCAGGAGTCGGAACCGGAGGAACGCTGACCGGAAATGCCAAGGTATTAAAAGAGCATAACAAGGATATTTTGATTTGTGCAGTAGAGCCTGCTTCTTCTGCGGTACTGTCCGGAGAACCGGCGGGCACACATAAATTGCAAGGAATCGGTGCCGGTTTTATTCCTTCTGTTATGGATATGAGTTTGGTAAATCGTATTTTGAAAATAGAAGATGAAGAAGCATATCGATATGCGGTAGGTATTGCAAAGACACAAGGTATCTTACTTGGAATTTCGGGAGGAGCAGCGTTGTCAGGTGCTCTTAAGATAGCAAAAGAGCTTGGAACAGGTAAAAAAGTATTGTTTATTGCACCGGATAACGGAGAACGATATTTATCAACAGGATTGTATGAATAG
- a CDS encoding permease, translating into MNDFGIIFLSILFEALPFVLIGTIASAMIELFVSEQWVQNHLPKKEWIAYFVAGGMGLFFPICECAIVPVVRRLVKKGIPLGVAITFMLSVPILNPIVLLSTRYAFMNQPEMMWYRGLFGYAGAVMIGILVSNFLTKEDLVQETHTHTCSCGCGHHHDGKQQDVWSQEHNHSHVGEYDGILPAGHEHHIMEEEHSCTHGHAHGELIESVFSGSVILKSILSHTVAEFYEVGKFLIIGAGLSALMQVALPKQYWMQLSGNPIVSILVLMGLAFLLSLCSEADAFIAASLRGQFGGSSLLAFLIFGPMIDIKNTLMLATVFRKKALFRLILMIFSVCFVLSALAEYVIF; encoded by the coding sequence TTGAATGATTTCGGTATCATTTTTTTGAGCATATTATTTGAGGCATTACCGTTTGTTTTGATTGGAACAATTGCATCGGCTATGATTGAGTTGTTTGTAAGTGAACAATGGGTACAGAATCATTTGCCTAAAAAAGAATGGATTGCTTATTTTGTCGCCGGGGGAATGGGGCTATTCTTTCCGATTTGTGAGTGTGCGATCGTTCCTGTTGTGCGTAGATTGGTTAAAAAAGGGATTCCGCTTGGAGTAGCGATTACCTTTATGCTGTCTGTGCCCATCTTGAATCCGATTGTATTGCTTTCTACAAGATATGCGTTTATGAATCAGCCTGAGATGATGTGGTATCGAGGACTGTTCGGCTATGCCGGGGCAGTGATGATTGGAATTCTTGTGTCAAATTTTCTTACAAAGGAGGATTTGGTACAAGAAACACATACTCATACTTGTTCCTGCGGTTGCGGACATCATCATGACGGCAAACAGCAGGATGTTTGGAGTCAAGAACACAACCATAGCCATGTAGGAGAGTATGATGGTATTTTGCCGGCAGGACATGAGCATCATATTATGGAAGAGGAGCACTCTTGTACTCATGGACATGCTCATGGAGAGTTAATAGAATCAGTTTTTTCAGGTTCTGTTATTTTAAAAAGTATTTTGAGCCATACCGTTGCGGAATTTTATGAAGTAGGAAAATTTTTGATTATCGGTGCGGGTCTTTCTGCATTGATGCAGGTTGCTCTCCCGAAACAATATTGGATGCAGTTGAGCGGTAATCCGATTGTTTCTATTTTGGTATTGATGGGACTGGCGTTTTTGTTGTCTTTGTGTTCGGAGGCAGATGCGTTTATTGCTGCGAGCTTGAGAGGACAGTTCGGAGGAAGTTCTCTGTTGGCTTTTTTAATTTTCGGACCTATGATTGATATCAAGAATACACTGATGCTGGCAACTGTATTCCGGAAGAAAGCACTGTTTCGTTTGATTTTGATGATTTTTTCGGTATGTTTTGTACTTTCGGCACTTGCAGAGTATGTTATTTTTTAG
- a CDS encoding YwaF family protein, producing MLQHIVDVLYFSGGEFHTFSTSHCVMLGLIALIVILLLLSKKVGFSDSKNILRYSFIVALMLQQFMLYSWYMLNQQFSIHDSLPLYPCRIWQIVALLLLVTKKDHFFSISYLMGIPCAMVALLGPDVSGVGFPNVMFIQFFIGHGLLIIVPTYMYACHGKRLNDKSFLVALKMFLYYVITVKIVNRILDANYGYVNYPPYNNEFFAKIAPVYPFLYISFSLLVLIGWYKFAVRNNEEVTSSVKEILSSIRS from the coding sequence ATGTTGCAACATATAGTTGATGTTTTATATTTTTCAGGTGGAGAATTCCATACTTTTTCAACCTCACATTGTGTGATGCTGGGACTGATAGCACTTATTGTAATATTGTTGTTATTGTCCAAAAAGGTTGGATTTTCAGATAGCAAAAATATCTTGCGATATTCTTTTATTGTTGCTTTAATGTTGCAACAATTCATGTTGTATAGTTGGTATATGTTGAATCAGCAGTTCAGTATTCATGATTCATTGCCGCTGTATCCATGTCGTATTTGGCAAATTGTGGCGTTGTTGCTATTGGTAACAAAGAAAGATCATTTCTTTAGTATCAGCTATTTGATGGGAATCCCATGTGCTATGGTGGCATTGTTGGGTCCTGATGTGAGCGGAGTTGGATTTCCGAATGTGATGTTTATCCAGTTTTTTATCGGTCATGGTCTGTTGATTATTGTACCGACATATATGTATGCTTGCCATGGCAAGAGATTGAATGATAAGTCTTTTTTGGTTGCACTTAAAATGTTTTTGTACTATGTCATAACTGTTAAAATTGTCAATAGAATTTTGGATGCAAACTATGGATATGTCAATTATCCTCCATATAATAATGAGTTTTTTGCAAAAATAGCACCGGTGTATCCTTTTTTGTATATATCGTTTTCACTATTGGTATTGATTGGATGGTATAAATTCGCGGTTAGAAATAATGAAGAAGTGACTTCAAGCGTGAAAGAGATTTTGAGTTCTATTCGATCCTAA
- a CDS encoding TIGR03943 family putative permease subunit — protein sequence MKKINRNELIWMLILSALFVGLARLLLTGEILFFLHPKMIKFLVVTEVILFAMIVFQKSRIYTQTTTKVQMGQFVFLLPITVMMMRPTYLNSEAIVNKGLNLRQIPLSSETFQNVDLNKKSSEQTAEELGIGKKSVAEEKLDKDNFLPLLDEIYTYPASKGKEYTLEGYVLTHDAYGKNRFLVGRMVVSCCIADATTEGVLCEMKDCPHFENNQWVRVTGVIEPLNETFPEEYDIPDFKLRVTKIQKIAPYESPYAYY from the coding sequence TTGAAGAAAATAAATCGAAATGAATTGATTTGGATGCTGATTTTGTCAGCTCTGTTTGTTGGGTTGGCAAGATTGTTACTGACGGGTGAAATTTTGTTCTTTTTACATCCGAAGATGATAAAATTTTTGGTTGTCACAGAAGTGATTTTGTTTGCCATGATTGTCTTTCAGAAAAGCAGAATCTATACGCAGACGACCACAAAGGTTCAAATGGGACAATTTGTATTTTTGTTACCGATTACCGTTATGATGATGAGACCGACTTATTTGAATTCAGAGGCAATTGTAAATAAAGGCTTGAACCTGAGACAGATTCCCCTTTCTTCTGAAACTTTTCAAAATGTAGATTTGAATAAAAAATCTTCTGAGCAGACGGCTGAAGAGTTGGGGATAGGAAAGAAGTCTGTTGCGGAAGAGAAACTTGATAAAGATAACTTTTTACCTCTGTTGGATGAGATTTATACCTATCCTGCATCAAAAGGGAAGGAATATACTCTGGAGGGATATGTTTTGACTCATGATGCTTATGGGAAAAACAGGTTTTTGGTAGGGCGAATGGTTGTGAGTTGTTGTATTGCAGATGCAACAACAGAAGGTGTTCTTTGTGAAATGAAGGATTGTCCTCACTTTGAGAATAATCAATGGGTTCGTGTAACAGGTGTGATTGAACCGTTGAACGAGACCTTTCCTGAAGAGTATGATATTCCGGATTTTAAGCTGAGGGTTACTAAAATTCAAAAGATAGCACCTTATGAATCTCCGTATGCGTACTATTAG